A genome region from Rattus norvegicus strain BN/NHsdMcwi chromosome 17, GRCr8, whole genome shotgun sequence includes the following:
- the Prl8a3 gene encoding prolactin family 8, subfamily A, member 3 isoform X2: MELALTQPPFCKLLMLVVSNLLLWEKAASIPACMVEDGGCWDPLEETVNSAIQKAENLRNLAHHLYVEFYQNQFSSRQFADLNSQLMRWDETVVKTGTYCHSTLARPQNKGINIEIEVYLQTLINFVGSWISPLLHLVIELSAMEGVPETILSKAKDLEENNRQLLDDLRWILTKVSPTAEMKEEFPSWGYLSFLKSSSKNHKFLAVFNLSNCLEDDTKFTLYHLRILKCLITGKDC, encoded by the exons ATGGAGCTGGCATTGACTCAACCTCCCTTCTGTAA ACTCCTGATGCTGGTGGTTTCAAACTTGCTCTTGTGGGAGAAAGCTGCATCAATTCCTGCATGTATGGTGGAAGACGGTGGCTGCTGGGACCCTCTCGAGGAAACAGTAAACAGTGCTATCCAGAAAGCTGAAAACCTCCGTAATCTTGCTCACCACTTATATGTAGAATTC TACCAGAACCAATTCTCATCTAGACAGTTTGCAGATCTT AATTCACAACTGATGAGGTGGGATGAGACTGTTGTCAAAACTGGAACTTACTGCCATTCAACTCTTGCAAGACcccaaaataaaggaataaatattGAA ATTGAAGTGTATTTGCAAACGTTGATCAATTTTGTGGGTTCATGGATCAGCCCTCTCCTCCATTTAGTAATTGAACTGAGTGCCATGGAAGGTGTCCCTGAAACTATCCTCTCTAAAGCTAAGGATCTGGAAGAGAACAACAGACAACTTCTGGATGACCTTAGGTGGATACTCACCAAG GTCTCTCCTACAGCAGAGATGAAGGAAGAATTTCCCAGCTGGGGATATCTTTCATTCTTAAAATCAAGTAGCAAAAATCACAAATTTTTGGCAGTGTTTAACCTTTCCAACTGTCTAGAAGATGATACAAAGTTCACTCTATATCATCTCAGAATATTGAAATGTCTCATAACTGGGAAAGATTGCTAA
- the Prl8a3 gene encoding prolactin family 8, subfamily A, member 3 isoform X1, translating into MELALTQPPFCTLLMLVVSNLLLWEKAASIPACMVEDGGCWDPLEETVNSAIQKAENLRNLAHHLYVEFYQNQFSSRQFADLNSQLMRWDETVVKTGTYCHSTLARPQNKGINIEIEVYLQTLINFVGSWISPLLHLVIELSAMEGVPETILSKAKDLEENNRQLLDDLRWILTKVSPTAEMKEEFPSWGYLSFLKSSSKNHKFLAVFNLSNCLEDDTKFTLYHLRILKCLITGKDC; encoded by the exons ATGGAGCTGGCATTGACTCAACCTCCCTTCT GCACACTCCTGATGCTGGTGGTTTCAAACTTGCTCTTGTGGGAGAAAGCTGCATCAATTCCTGCATGTATGGTGGAAGACGGTGGCTGCTGGGACCCTCTCGAGGAAACAGTAAACAGTGCTATCCAGAAAGCTGAAAACCTCCGTAATCTTGCTCACCACTTATATGTAGAATTC TACCAGAACCAATTCTCATCTAGACAGTTTGCAGATCTT AATTCACAACTGATGAGGTGGGATGAGACTGTTGTCAAAACTGGAACTTACTGCCATTCAACTCTTGCAAGACcccaaaataaaggaataaatattGAA ATTGAAGTGTATTTGCAAACGTTGATCAATTTTGTGGGTTCATGGATCAGCCCTCTCCTCCATTTAGTAATTGAACTGAGTGCCATGGAAGGTGTCCCTGAAACTATCCTCTCTAAAGCTAAGGATCTGGAAGAGAACAACAGACAACTTCTGGATGACCTTAGGTGGATACTCACCAAG GTCTCTCCTACAGCAGAGATGAAGGAAGAATTTCCCAGCTGGGGATATCTTTCATTCTTAAAATCAAGTAGCAAAAATCACAAATTTTTGGCAGTGTTTAACCTTTCCAACTGTCTAGAAGATGATACAAAGTTCACTCTATATCATCTCAGAATATTGAAATGTCTCATAACTGGGAAAGATTGCTAA
- the Prl8a3 gene encoding prolactin family 8, subfamily A, member 3 precursor, producing the protein MELALTQPPFFGTLLMLVVSNLLLWEKAASIPACMVEDGGCWDPLEETVNSAIQKAENLRNLAHHLYVEFYQNQFSSRQFADLNSQLMRWDETVVKTGTYCHSTLARPQNKGINIEIEVYLQTLINFVGSWISPLLHLVIELSAMEGVPETILSKAKDLEENNRQLLDDLRWILTKVSPTAEMKEEFPSWGYLSFLKSSSKNHKFLAVFNLSNCLEDDTKFTLYHLRILKCLITGKDC; encoded by the exons ATGGAGCTGGCATTGACTCAACCTCCCTTCT TTGGCACACTCCTGATGCTGGTGGTTTCAAACTTGCTCTTGTGGGAGAAAGCTGCATCAATTCCTGCATGTATGGTGGAAGACGGTGGCTGCTGGGACCCTCTCGAGGAAACAGTAAACAGTGCTATCCAGAAAGCTGAAAACCTCCGTAATCTTGCTCACCACTTATATGTAGAATTC TACCAGAACCAATTCTCATCTAGACAGTTTGCAGATCTT AATTCACAACTGATGAGGTGGGATGAGACTGTTGTCAAAACTGGAACTTACTGCCATTCAACTCTTGCAAGACcccaaaataaaggaataaatattGAA ATTGAAGTGTATTTGCAAACGTTGATCAATTTTGTGGGTTCATGGATCAGCCCTCTCCTCCATTTAGTAATTGAACTGAGTGCCATGGAAGGTGTCCCTGAAACTATCCTCTCTAAAGCTAAGGATCTGGAAGAGAACAACAGACAACTTCTGGATGACCTTAGGTGGATACTCACCAAG GTCTCTCCTACAGCAGAGATGAAGGAAGAATTTCCCAGCTGGGGATATCTTTCATTCTTAAAATCAAGTAGCAAAAATCACAAATTTTTGGCAGTGTTTAACCTTTCCAACTGTCTAGAAGATGATACAAAGTTCACTCTATATCATCTCAGAATATTGAAATGTCTCATAACTGGGAAAGATTGCTAA